In Bacillus toyonensis BCT-7112, a single window of DNA contains:
- a CDS encoding BH0509 family protein, whose translation MKREERKNMIEFIEKKKGIERDELLFMTDDEVEHIYNVTYFLYEEIAE comes from the coding sequence ATGAAAAGAGAAGAACGTAAAAACATGATTGAGTTTATTGAAAAGAAAAAAGGAATTGAGCGTGACGAATTATTGTTTATGACAGACGATGAAGTAGAACATATTTATAATGTAACTTACTTTTTATATGAGGAAATTGCAGAGTAG
- a CDS encoding YfkD famly protein encodes MKRVYSICLSAMVSFILLFPNSSFAKTTVETKMPSSVLNISKDNTFPNDAQDLPRLQPSKFAQELLKTANIKIENPDLIRMFNETTISNAPLAVGYRAKIYLGQWALNYESVDTSINWEYKQVNRNVYDNRGGDRLYPLRYKQETQKTIEGDLTADMKDATDVKKMMLLKALEKVQLPLSFKTTIGYGTGHERVYNISPSQLGYLYAYTPAVNEKGKVTFGEVYLVLKGNQKRLVVKNVTSQGIGAAIPIHDHLFFKFISSSHAQ; translated from the coding sequence GTGAAACGAGTATACAGCATATGTCTTTCAGCCATGGTCTCGTTTATTTTATTATTTCCTAACAGTAGTTTTGCAAAGACAACGGTAGAAACAAAAATGCCTTCATCTGTTTTAAATATTTCAAAAGACAATACGTTTCCAAACGATGCGCAAGATTTGCCGCGCTTGCAGCCTAGTAAATTTGCTCAAGAACTATTGAAAACAGCAAATATTAAAATTGAAAATCCGGACTTAATTCGGATGTTTAATGAAACGACAATTTCAAATGCACCGCTTGCAGTAGGGTACCGCGCGAAAATTTATTTAGGTCAATGGGCTTTAAATTATGAATCGGTAGATACATCGATTAATTGGGAATATAAACAAGTGAATCGTAATGTGTACGATAATCGAGGAGGAGATCGCTTATATCCACTTCGTTATAAGCAAGAAACTCAAAAGACGATTGAAGGCGATTTAACAGCAGATATGAAAGATGCTACAGACGTGAAAAAAATGATGCTGCTAAAAGCGCTTGAAAAAGTACAGTTGCCACTTTCATTTAAAACGACCATTGGTTATGGTACAGGACATGAGCGTGTGTATAATATTAGTCCGAGTCAACTTGGATATTTATATGCTTATACGCCAGCAGTAAATGAAAAAGGAAAAGTAACGTTTGGAGAAGTGTACCTTGTTTTAAAAGGAAATCAAAAAAGACTTGTTGTAAAAAATGTTACCTCTCAAGGAATTGGAGCAGCTATTCCAATTCATGATCATTTGTTTTTTAAATTTATTTCCTCGTCGCATGCGCAATGA
- a CDS encoding lysoplasmalogenase, which produces MNVFYIVLIGQIIIFLTGAIYAIGQTKRTRENMPLPLAVRLILSFSLTGSAIWIWLQDPSIEYSSWVALGMTLSTLGDLFMAGLIPFGHRLIGGMVTFALAHCFYVKAFLQTGISWNGFWIGLLVYGLFLIIGWFFFIRNEKQDKLFTIGALIYGLWVGGMACFAFALYYENTGIWWIPALGGLLFVISDFIIGVTDIGGRKLKYEPLWIWFTYVAAQMCIVYVGL; this is translated from the coding sequence ATGAATGTATTTTACATTGTGTTAATCGGACAAATAATTATTTTTTTAACAGGAGCAATTTATGCAATAGGACAGACAAAAAGAACAAGAGAAAATATGCCGTTACCTTTAGCAGTTCGTCTTATTCTTAGTTTTTCTTTAACAGGTAGTGCGATTTGGATATGGCTACAAGATCCATCGATAGAGTATAGCAGCTGGGTTGCATTAGGAATGACTTTATCGACTTTAGGAGATTTATTTATGGCAGGTTTGATTCCCTTTGGCCATCGATTAATTGGAGGGATGGTTACTTTTGCTCTTGCCCATTGTTTTTATGTAAAAGCATTTTTGCAAACAGGTATTTCATGGAATGGTTTTTGGATTGGTTTACTCGTATACGGACTCTTTCTAATTATAGGGTGGTTCTTTTTTATTCGAAATGAAAAACAGGACAAACTGTTTACGATAGGAGCCCTAATTTACGGCTTGTGGGTTGGGGGAATGGCTTGCTTTGCATTCGCCTTATACTATGAGAATACAGGAATATGGTGGATACCAGCGCTTGGTGGTTTGCTGTTTGTGATTTCTGATTTTATTATTGGTGTGACAGATATTGGTGGCCGCAAGCTGAAGTATGAACCACTTTGGATTTGGTTTACATATGTCGCTGCTCAGATGTGTATTGTATATGTAGGACTATAA
- a CDS encoding DedA family protein, producing the protein MEQHIGELIAHYGYFGIIIALAGGIVGLPIPDEFLLTFVGYNVSKGVMSGTAAFSSGMAGAMLGITLSYILGLKLGLPVLKKYGPKVRIKEHHIEKTHVLFEKYGPFLLMIGYFIPGVRHLTAYFAGVSNLTLWRFCLYAYGGALIWISVFIGLGWKLGEKWRFVEYSLHHYGIWILIISAVVTCIVWFYIKKKKNR; encoded by the coding sequence ATGGAACAACATATTGGCGAGTTAATCGCGCATTATGGGTATTTTGGAATTATTATAGCATTGGCTGGTGGGATTGTCGGATTACCGATACCAGACGAGTTTTTATTGACCTTTGTTGGTTATAATGTTTCAAAAGGCGTTATGTCAGGAACTGCTGCTTTTTCAAGTGGGATGGCGGGTGCGATGTTAGGTATTACATTAAGTTACATATTAGGTTTAAAACTCGGTCTGCCTGTTTTAAAAAAATATGGGCCGAAAGTTAGAATTAAAGAACATCACATTGAAAAAACACATGTTTTATTTGAAAAATACGGTCCATTTCTTTTAATGATTGGTTACTTTATACCAGGAGTACGTCATTTAACAGCATATTTTGCTGGGGTTTCGAATTTAACACTTTGGCGTTTTTGCTTGTACGCTTACGGTGGTGCGCTCATTTGGATAAGTGTTTTTATCGGACTTGGCTGGAAGTTAGGAGAGAAGTGGCGATTTGTCGAGTATAGTTTACATCATTATGGAATATGGATTTTAATCATTTCAGCAGTTGTTACATGCATTGTATGGTTTTACATAAAGAAAAAGAAAAACCGCTAA
- the lepB gene encoding signal peptidase I, protein MMQKKKRLREFFGIIASACLLAFLAKIFLFFPTTVKGASMRPTLQDGDKIIVNKLAKQFESYGREDIIVVKTDNFYVKRVIGLPGDVIEMRNDQLYVNHEVKNEEYLHSNKKQAEKKLMNLTEDFGPITIPKNKIFVMGDNRLISRDSRNGLGLIDRADVLGKLAAIYYPFEHVKIIN, encoded by the coding sequence ATGATGCAAAAGAAAAAACGTTTGCGTGAGTTCTTTGGAATAATTGCAAGTGCATGTTTATTAGCGTTTTTGGCAAAAATCTTTTTGTTTTTCCCTACAACTGTAAAAGGAGCATCTATGAGGCCAACGTTACAAGATGGGGATAAGATAATTGTTAATAAGTTGGCAAAGCAATTTGAAAGTTATGGTAGAGAAGACATTATTGTTGTGAAGACGGATAATTTTTATGTGAAAAGAGTGATTGGGTTACCGGGTGATGTAATTGAGATGAGAAATGACCAATTATATGTGAATCATGAGGTGAAAAATGAGGAGTATTTGCATAGTAATAAAAAACAAGCTGAAAAAAAACTAATGAATTTAACAGAGGACTTTGGACCTATTACAATTCCTAAAAATAAGATTTTTGTTATGGGAGATAATCGCTTAATCAGTAGGGATAGTAGAAATGGTTTAGGACTTATTGATAGAGCAGATGTATTAGGAAAGTTAGCGGCAATTTATTATCCATTTGAACATGTGAAAATAATAAATTAA
- a CDS encoding DMT family transporter — protein sequence MKTEKFFTHPIGVFIAAIVATFLWGSAFPFIKLSYAELGIRPQEVGEQILFAGYRFFLSGIMLLLFFKALGKDMQFKKGTGKQLVQIGLFQTFLQYICFYIGMSYSSGIEGAIISGTSSFFQILLAHFLYKDDALNMRKIMGVSIGFCGVILVNVPSDGSLSFHFGIGSLLLLGAAMMYSYGNILAKEGSKTLDIGYMTAYQMIFGSVGLLCIGALQVGAMPFTFNLYTILMLIYLSFLSAAGFCIWNTIMKYNKVGKVSMYMFFIPVFGVLLSSMILGEAIHSFVLFGLACVAAGIIVVNRTPAKQKMEQKKQVA from the coding sequence GTGAAGACAGAGAAATTTTTTACTCATCCGATTGGTGTATTTATTGCTGCGATAGTAGCAACCTTTTTATGGGGAAGCGCATTTCCCTTTATTAAATTAAGCTATGCTGAACTTGGGATTCGGCCACAAGAAGTCGGAGAACAAATATTATTTGCTGGTTATCGCTTTTTCTTATCTGGTATAATGCTCTTATTATTTTTTAAAGCGCTAGGAAAAGATATGCAGTTCAAAAAAGGAACAGGGAAGCAGTTAGTTCAAATTGGTTTGTTCCAAACTTTTCTTCAATATATATGTTTTTATATTGGAATGAGTTATAGCTCAGGAATTGAAGGAGCGATTATTTCAGGAACATCATCATTCTTTCAAATTTTACTCGCACACTTTTTATATAAAGATGATGCTCTCAATATGAGAAAAATAATGGGCGTATCAATCGGATTTTGTGGTGTCATTTTAGTGAATGTACCGAGTGATGGAAGTTTATCATTCCATTTTGGAATAGGTAGCTTATTACTTCTTGGGGCAGCGATGATGTATTCGTATGGAAATATATTAGCAAAAGAGGGTAGTAAAACGTTAGATATTGGGTATATGACAGCATACCAAATGATTTTTGGATCAGTTGGGTTACTATGTATAGGTGCATTACAAGTTGGAGCGATGCCATTTACTTTTAACCTATATACGATACTTATGCTCATATATTTATCGTTCTTATCGGCAGCGGGATTTTGTATATGGAATACAATTATGAAGTATAACAAAGTAGGAAAAGTCTCGATGTATATGTTCTTCATACCTGTCTTTGGTGTGTTATTATCGAGCATGATTTTAGGAGAAGCAATTCATTCATTTGTATTATTCGGTCTAGCATGTGTAGCAGCGGGAATCATTGTCGTAAATCGTACCCCGGCTAAGCAGAAAATGGAGCAAAAAAAACAAGTAGCGTAG
- a CDS encoding EamA family transporter, which translates to MSSWLLFALLSAIAAALVSIFGKIGLDGIDANVATTVRSIIMALFMIGVIIIQGKFQNIGDVLLNKKALLFITLSGVAGASSWLFYFLALKTGKVSQVAPIDKLSVVFSIILAMIILGEKLNFMTGIGVVFITAGVLFIAFS; encoded by the coding sequence ATGAGCTCATGGCTATTATTCGCACTATTATCAGCAATTGCTGCTGCCCTTGTATCTATTTTTGGAAAGATTGGTTTAGATGGAATCGATGCCAATGTTGCTACGACAGTTCGTTCTATTATTATGGCATTATTTATGATAGGCGTTATTATTATACAAGGTAAATTTCAAAATATCGGCGACGTACTGCTAAATAAAAAAGCACTGCTATTTATCACATTAAGTGGGGTTGCAGGTGCTTCGTCATGGCTATTTTATTTTCTTGCCTTAAAAACAGGAAAGGTCTCTCAAGTAGCCCCTATCGATAAATTAAGTGTAGTGTTTTCTATTATTCTTGCGATGATTATACTCGGTGAAAAGTTAAACTTTATGACTGGTATCGGTGTAGTCTTTATTACAGCTGGTGTACTATTTATTGCTTTCAGCTAA
- a CDS encoding tetratricopeptide repeat protein has protein sequence MTIENQFIQKVYYKTFLTEEISTPVSEVLGEAYINESKNEFSNISNIRFAQGEFYYQNKDFEAAIFKWEKVNNDLELWATKNIADAYFELGFLPKAEEIYQSIQTEGTTLTMEVSLQLLSLYIEQDRLGLAFKTISEAVAFQPDYPNITAIARSFYEKQEDWNNAIELAVQEGIRTKSLHWFDTLIHYVNQGFTKQIKPEYFYDSLKALYAIDQVQFKEFVIALWNSYQNEPLYLSWIQSMNHLFLHIETDNNDNWNEISIRYQETYFALITGDHFMHELNGLVPDLLTNWFSLTKAKDSLLVSAAVLAWNEVAPTTLESLLVKSAGALLSNSSAETNVDMETVSHLFETIAEWAEKNDVDLSHQFTLLVHELCDLHVNKLLIAGTSDHDKASFVNSILGENILTETLTAPILFKDDSQTAITEFNDLDVKNISNFDEVHQIMDTSSQSELEKKCIEIKLPSRFLRKNKFAFLVTPSVQGQLDKNSSYFEYLQAAESLIYILNSASPLHGEELDTLLYLREQVPNLQIHFVLHTNNTTTNENLISKLTVHFPNAKFFPYSPSQESSQQLGDVTESILSNLAERDIEKERIEKLIWFTQKTIAYLVNERVELEHTLVKSVRWNKHISVKLNGFINNLTALEKDKIRSITESYLLTKEEITQDIHSQIPELLQSCSDLVQEDSDFKLVHEELNAAMNERIDKHVQQVLLPKFTGSIQDWIETAHNEFIQAQAYLDEMSETFNKLYKEERMKLPCDFKLLDDWHRDVVRMTNRITVTNINILLRFTPTQFFLKSAGKLFGNMQKNQSMLANKYKQYIETEDYTEIAQTISKQFFLQFEVFEGALERDIMMFFKDPLSVLKQNVEVAQLEIQEDEQTLATLRSNPETYHDPLALFKLQLLQHKFVISTNQNNEDVFVSNESPTV, from the coding sequence ATGACCATTGAAAATCAATTTATCCAAAAAGTTTACTATAAAACATTTTTAACAGAAGAAATTTCTACTCCAGTATCGGAAGTACTCGGTGAAGCATACATAAATGAATCTAAAAATGAATTCTCCAACATTTCTAATATTCGCTTTGCTCAAGGTGAATTTTATTATCAAAATAAAGATTTTGAAGCAGCCATATTTAAGTGGGAGAAAGTAAATAACGACCTTGAACTTTGGGCAACCAAAAATATTGCTGATGCCTATTTTGAACTCGGATTCTTACCAAAAGCAGAAGAAATTTATCAATCTATTCAAACTGAAGGTACAACTCTTACGATGGAAGTTTCCTTGCAACTTCTTTCTCTTTATATCGAGCAAGATCGTTTAGGATTAGCTTTTAAGACGATTAGTGAAGCTGTGGCATTTCAACCAGACTATCCGAATATTACTGCAATCGCACGTTCTTTCTATGAAAAACAAGAAGATTGGAACAACGCTATCGAACTTGCAGTTCAAGAGGGAATTCGAACAAAGTCATTACATTGGTTCGATACTTTAATCCATTACGTAAACCAAGGATTTACTAAACAAATCAAACCAGAATATTTCTATGATTCTTTAAAAGCTTTATATGCAATTGACCAAGTCCAATTTAAAGAGTTTGTTATTGCCCTTTGGAACAGCTATCAAAATGAACCATTATACCTTTCTTGGATCCAAAGCATGAATCATTTATTTTTACATATTGAAACAGATAACAATGACAATTGGAATGAAATTTCTATCCGCTACCAAGAAACATACTTTGCATTAATTACTGGCGATCATTTTATGCATGAATTAAACGGTCTTGTTCCTGATTTATTAACAAATTGGTTTAGTTTAACAAAAGCAAAGGATTCCTTACTTGTTTCTGCCGCCGTATTAGCATGGAATGAAGTTGCACCTACAACTTTAGAATCATTACTCGTAAAAAGTGCTGGAGCCTTACTTTCTAATTCATCAGCTGAAACAAATGTAGATATGGAAACCGTTTCTCATCTATTCGAAACAATTGCTGAATGGGCCGAGAAAAATGATGTAGATTTAAGTCATCAATTTACGCTACTCGTCCATGAACTATGTGATTTACATGTTAATAAACTACTAATAGCTGGAACAAGTGACCATGATAAAGCGTCATTCGTTAATTCAATATTAGGAGAGAACATCTTAACTGAGACTTTAACAGCTCCTATTCTATTTAAAGACGATAGTCAAACTGCAATAACGGAATTCAATGATCTAGATGTAAAAAACATCTCGAACTTTGATGAAGTCCATCAAATAATGGATACATCTTCCCAGTCAGAACTTGAGAAAAAATGTATAGAAATTAAGTTACCAAGTAGATTTTTAAGAAAAAATAAGTTTGCATTTCTTGTTACACCATCTGTTCAAGGACAATTGGATAAAAACAGCTCATACTTTGAATACTTACAGGCAGCAGAGAGCCTTATTTACATATTAAATTCTGCCTCACCATTACATGGCGAAGAACTTGATACATTACTTTATTTACGTGAACAAGTGCCAAACTTACAAATTCATTTCGTATTACACACAAATAATACGACTACCAATGAAAATCTAATTAGTAAACTTACAGTCCATTTCCCAAATGCAAAATTCTTCCCGTACTCTCCTTCCCAAGAGAGTAGCCAGCAACTTGGGGATGTAACAGAGTCCATTCTCTCTAATCTTGCAGAACGTGACATAGAGAAAGAACGTATAGAAAAGCTAATATGGTTTACTCAAAAGACAATCGCTTACCTTGTAAATGAACGTGTAGAATTAGAACATACATTAGTGAAATCAGTACGCTGGAATAAACATATATCTGTAAAACTTAATGGATTTATTAACAATCTTACTGCTCTTGAAAAAGACAAAATCCGTTCTATTACAGAATCTTATCTTTTAACGAAAGAAGAAATTACACAAGATATACATTCTCAAATTCCTGAATTATTACAGAGCTGTTCTGACCTTGTTCAAGAAGATAGTGATTTCAAATTAGTTCATGAAGAATTAAATGCTGCGATGAACGAACGAATTGACAAACATGTACAACAAGTGCTTCTTCCTAAATTTACTGGGTCTATTCAAGACTGGATTGAAACAGCACATAATGAATTTATTCAAGCTCAAGCTTATTTAGATGAAATGAGTGAAACGTTCAATAAATTATATAAAGAAGAACGTATGAAACTTCCTTGCGATTTCAAATTACTAGATGATTGGCATCGAGATGTCGTACGAATGACAAATAGAATTACAGTAACGAACATCAACATTTTATTACGCTTTACACCGACACAATTTTTCTTAAAGAGTGCCGGAAAATTATTTGGTAATATGCAAAAAAACCAATCTATGCTCGCAAACAAATATAAACAATATATTGAAACGGAAGACTATACAGAAATTGCCCAAACAATTTCAAAACAATTCTTCCTTCAATTTGAAGTATTTGAAGGTGCACTAGAGCGTGATATCATGATGTTCTTTAAAGATCCACTTAGCGTATTGAAACAAAATGTAGAAGTCGCTCAACTTGAAATACAAGAAGACGAACAAACATTAGCAACGCTAAGAAGCAACCCAGAAACTTATCATGATCCTTTAGCATTATTTAAACTACAACTATTGCAACACAAATTTGTTATAAGTACTAACCAAAACAATGAAGACGTCTTTGTATCTAACGAGTCTCCTACTGTTTAA
- the cax gene encoding calcium/proton exchanger, whose translation MFNKIFLIVALIGVPLSVLGKTMHWPQTIMFAVYCITIIALAGFMGRATESLAIVSGPRIGGLLNATFGNAVELIISIFALQAGLIEVVLASLTGSVLGNLLLVGGLSFFIGGLKYKRQSFNVYDARHNSALLIFAVVVAFVIPEIFSMKMDAGKTYQLSIGVSIIMIIMYLAALLFKLVTHRGVYQHKSDEVAHEEEPEWSKGKALLILAIATIAVAYVSEALVHTFETVAKSFGWSELFIGVIIVAIVGNAAEHASAIIMAYKNKVNIAVEIAVGSTLQIAMFVAPVLVLLSMFFVQRMPLVFTIPELVSMITAVFLTIAISNDGDTNWFEGGTLLAAYVIMGIGFYLL comes from the coding sequence ATGTTTAATAAAATATTTCTTATAGTAGCGCTTATAGGTGTACCACTTTCTGTACTCGGAAAAACAATGCATTGGCCTCAAACGATTATGTTTGCTGTATATTGCATTACAATTATCGCATTAGCGGGGTTTATGGGGAGAGCAACAGAAAGTTTGGCAATTGTTTCTGGACCTCGAATAGGTGGATTATTAAATGCAACTTTCGGTAATGCCGTTGAACTTATCATTTCAATTTTCGCACTTCAGGCAGGATTAATTGAAGTTGTGTTAGCTTCGTTAACGGGTTCTGTACTTGGAAATTTACTATTAGTAGGAGGGCTGTCCTTTTTTATAGGTGGATTAAAATATAAAAGACAAAGCTTTAATGTTTACGACGCAAGACATAATTCAGCTTTATTAATTTTTGCTGTTGTCGTAGCCTTTGTTATTCCAGAAATTTTTTCAATGAAGATGGATGCGGGAAAGACGTATCAATTAAGTATTGGCGTATCTATTATTATGATTATTATGTACCTTGCTGCATTGCTATTTAAGTTAGTTACGCACCGTGGTGTATATCAACATAAAAGTGACGAAGTAGCGCATGAAGAAGAGCCAGAGTGGTCGAAAGGTAAAGCACTCCTTATTTTAGCGATAGCGACGATTGCAGTAGCTTATGTGTCGGAGGCTCTCGTGCATACATTTGAGACGGTTGCGAAGTCATTTGGCTGGTCAGAGTTATTTATAGGGGTTATTATCGTTGCAATTGTTGGAAATGCAGCGGAACATGCATCTGCAATTATTATGGCTTATAAAAATAAAGTAAATATTGCAGTTGAAATTGCAGTAGGTTCTACATTACAAATTGCGATGTTTGTTGCTCCTGTATTAGTATTGCTTTCTATGTTTTTTGTACAAAGGATGCCTTTAGTGTTTACAATACCAGAACTTGTGTCCATGATTACAGCTGTTTTCTTAACGATTGCAATCTCCAATGATGGGGATACAAACTGGTTTGAAGGAGGCACTTTATTAGCTGCGTACGTCATTATGGGAATTGGTTTTTATTTATTATGA
- a CDS encoding pyridoxamine 5'-phosphate oxidase family protein, producing MHLKEKIATIIQGQRTGVLSTVRNEKPHSAFMMFFHEDFVLYVATDRQSKKITDIENNPNVHVLLGREGKKLDEDYIEVEGLASIEEDSTLKNKFWNNSLKRWLLGPEDPNYVLIKINPDTIYYIDGAGTTEPEFLRL from the coding sequence ATGCACTTAAAAGAAAAAATTGCAACGATTATTCAAGGACAAAGAACAGGTGTGTTATCTACTGTACGTAATGAGAAGCCACACAGCGCTTTTATGATGTTTTTCCATGAAGATTTTGTACTATACGTTGCAACAGATCGACAATCAAAAAAGATAACAGATATCGAAAACAATCCAAATGTACATGTACTGCTTGGACGAGAAGGAAAAAAATTAGATGAAGATTATATAGAAGTTGAAGGCTTAGCTTCAATCGAGGAAGACTCAACATTAAAAAACAAGTTTTGGAATAATAGCTTAAAACGCTGGTTACTTGGTCCTGAAGACCCTAATTACGTATTAATAAAAATCAATCCTGACACAATTTATTACATCGATGGTGCAGGTACGACGGAGCCCGAGTTTTTACGACTATAA
- a CDS encoding heavy metal translocating P-type ATPase — MNSEVKTLPSKQNVPNPSWIQTLKKHYELIFAILSGIFILAGWLFTKNEAISVGITFYILAYVIGGFAKAKEGIADTIEEKELNVEMLMLFAAIGAAMIGYWAEGAILIFIFALSGAMESYTLSKSQKEISALLDLQPEEALRISNGTEERVPVGELQINDIILIKPGERVPADGTIHNGETNIDEAAITGEPIPNEKKFGDEVFAGTVNLRGAIEITITKPSDQTLFQKIIRLVQSAQSEKSPSQLFIEKFEGTYVKGVLLVVALMMFVPHFLLDWSWNETFYRAMILLVVASPCALVAAITPATLSAISNGARNGILFKGGIHLERLASVKAIAFDKTGTLTQGRPTVTDVYVREGIAESEVLSITASIESHSTHPLAESIVKYAKHAYDISIKKPENVEDVTGFGLKGTLENKAYKIGKADFIGEETKTFHNGISTSLEKEGKTVVYISDEDGILGLIALKDTLRQETIAAIRDLQSIGVEAIMITGDNEETAKAIAAESNIKEYYASCLPETKVETIKKLKEKYGTVAMVGDGINDAPALATASIGVAMGEGTDVALETADVVLMKNELSRLSQAIRLSKRMNRIVKQNVVFSLAVIALLICSNFLQFLALPFGVIGHEGSTILVILNGLRLLKGNK; from the coding sequence ATGAACTCGGAAGTAAAAACATTACCATCAAAACAGAACGTACCTAATCCATCTTGGATTCAAACACTAAAAAAGCACTATGAACTTATATTTGCAATCTTATCTGGTATTTTCATTTTAGCTGGCTGGTTATTCACAAAAAATGAGGCGATAAGTGTAGGTATTACTTTCTATATCCTCGCTTATGTAATTGGAGGATTTGCAAAAGCGAAAGAAGGCATTGCAGACACAATTGAAGAGAAAGAGCTAAATGTTGAAATGCTCATGCTCTTTGCTGCTATCGGTGCTGCCATGATTGGCTATTGGGCAGAGGGTGCTATTTTAATCTTCATCTTTGCGCTAAGTGGTGCAATGGAATCTTATACGTTAAGTAAAAGTCAAAAAGAAATTTCAGCACTTCTTGATTTACAGCCTGAAGAAGCATTACGTATTTCAAATGGAACCGAGGAACGTGTTCCTGTTGGAGAATTACAAATTAACGACATTATTTTAATTAAACCCGGTGAACGTGTTCCTGCTGATGGCACAATTCATAATGGTGAAACAAATATTGATGAAGCTGCTATTACAGGAGAACCTATTCCGAATGAGAAAAAATTCGGCGATGAAGTGTTTGCTGGAACTGTGAATTTACGTGGTGCTATTGAAATTACAATTACAAAGCCGAGCGATCAAACATTATTCCAAAAGATTATTCGTCTCGTTCAAAGTGCACAAAGTGAAAAATCACCATCACAACTATTCATCGAAAAATTTGAAGGAACATACGTAAAAGGTGTACTACTCGTTGTTGCGCTTATGATGTTCGTTCCTCACTTCTTACTGGATTGGAGTTGGAATGAAACATTTTATCGCGCTATGATTTTACTTGTAGTCGCTTCTCCTTGTGCACTAGTTGCAGCTATTACACCCGCAACTTTATCTGCAATTTCTAACGGAGCGAGAAACGGTATTCTCTTTAAAGGCGGCATTCATTTAGAACGTCTAGCTTCAGTAAAGGCGATTGCCTTTGATAAAACAGGAACATTAACACAAGGAAGACCTACTGTAACAGATGTATATGTTCGAGAAGGTATAGCAGAAAGTGAAGTACTTTCTATTACAGCATCAATTGAAAGTCACTCTACACATCCTTTAGCTGAATCCATTGTTAAATATGCAAAACATGCTTATGATATTTCGATAAAAAAACCCGAAAACGTTGAAGATGTAACTGGTTTTGGATTAAAAGGAACATTAGAAAATAAAGCTTATAAAATTGGTAAAGCTGATTTTATCGGGGAAGAAACAAAGACATTTCATAATGGTATTTCTACCTCCCTTGAAAAAGAAGGGAAAACTGTCGTTTATATAAGTGATGAAGATGGTATCCTTGGACTTATCGCTTTAAAAGATACACTCCGCCAAGAAACCATTGCTGCTATTCGCGATTTACAAAGCATTGGTGTGGAAGCAATCATGATTACTGGCGATAATGAAGAAACCGCAAAAGCCATTGCTGCTGAAAGCAATATAAAAGAATATTATGCATCCTGTTTACCAGAAACAAAAGTTGAAACGATTAAAAAGTTAAAAGAAAAATACGGTACAGTAGCAATGGTCGGAGATGGTATAAATGATGCACCCGCGCTCGCTACTGCTAGCATTGGTGTTGCAATGGGTGAAGGAACAGACGTAGCTTTAGAAACTGCAGACGTTGTACTTATGAAGAACGAATTGTCTCGACTTTCCCAAGCCATCCGTTTATCAAAACGAATGAACCGTATTGTAAAGCAAAATGTAGTATTTTCTCTAGCTGTAATTGCACTGCTAATCTGTTCAAACTTCTTGCAATTTTTAGCTCTTCCATTTGGTGTTATTGGGCATGAGGGAAGTACAATTCTTGTCATTTTAAACGGGTTACGATTATTAAAAGGAAACAAATAA